The proteins below are encoded in one region of Ornithinimicrobium avium:
- a CDS encoding sulfite exporter TauE/SafE family protein, translating to MVELGTAALEGLLPDLDVRLLLFLALAGLAAGFVDAVVGGGGLIQLPALLVALPGAAPVQLLATNKLGSIMGTTTSALTYYRRVRPDLRTALPLAGAAFAGSVGGALLAFLITKAAFNPIILVVLVGVGIYTLARPSMGQMQRLRFGRRHPRRHLAVALLIGLVIGAYDGALGPGTGSFFVFALVSALGYGFLEASAKAKIANLATNLAALVVFVPQGAVLWQVGLLMGACNVVGGYLGARVAVARGSRFVRLFFVVVLAAFIVKIGLDTWSQLLG from the coding sequence GTGGTCGAGCTCGGGACCGCGGCCCTGGAGGGGCTGCTGCCGGACCTGGACGTCCGGCTCCTGCTCTTCCTGGCCCTCGCCGGGCTGGCCGCCGGCTTCGTCGACGCGGTCGTCGGGGGAGGCGGGCTGATCCAGCTGCCCGCCCTCCTCGTCGCGCTGCCCGGTGCCGCGCCGGTGCAGCTGCTGGCGACCAACAAGCTGGGCTCGATCATGGGCACCACCACGAGCGCGCTGACCTACTACCGCCGGGTGCGGCCCGACCTGCGCACGGCGCTGCCGCTGGCCGGGGCGGCCTTCGCCGGCAGCGTCGGTGGCGCCCTGCTGGCGTTCCTCATCACGAAGGCGGCCTTCAACCCGATCATCCTCGTGGTGCTCGTCGGGGTCGGGATCTACACCCTCGCCAGGCCGTCGATGGGGCAGATGCAGCGGCTGCGCTTCGGCCGCCGGCACCCCCGCCGGCACCTCGCGGTGGCGCTGCTCATCGGCCTGGTCATCGGGGCGTACGACGGCGCCCTCGGCCCGGGGACCGGCTCGTTCTTCGTCTTCGCGCTCGTCAGCGCGCTGGGCTACGGCTTCCTGGAGGCCAGCGCCAAGGCCAAGATCGCCAACCTGGCCACCAACCTCGCGGCGCTCGTGGTCTTCGTGCCGCAGGGCGCGGTGCTGTGGCAGGTGGGGCTGCTCATGGGCGCGTGCAACGTGGTCGGCGGCTATCTGGGGGCTCGGGTGGCGGTGGCTCGGGGCAGCCGCTTCGTGCGGCTCTTCTTCGTGGTCGTGCTCGCCGCGTTCATCGTCAAGATCGGGCTGGACACCTGGTCCCAGCTCCTGGGCTGA